The sequence AAACTGGGGGAATTGATACTAGATGCGGTGAAGGAAACAAATAAATGGGTGGATAATAACACTAATTTGGGAATTATAATGATGTTAACACCACTATCTGCTGCTGCAGCCATGAATGATGATTTTTTCCATCTTAGAACCAATTTTACCAAAATAATGGCTTACACCACCCCTGAAGATGCAGTTAATCTATATAAATCAATAGCTCTGGCCGATGCTGGGGGTATGGGTGAGCGTGAGAATCTGGATGTTACCAGTGACCAGTCACAAATTGAATTGCGGGAAAATAAAATAAATATGTTTGATATTTTAAAGATTTCGGCTGACTGGGATCTTTTGGCCAGTGAATTAACCACTTCTATGCCAGTCACATTCGAAACGGGTTTTCCAACTTTTAAACGGATACAAACTAATTATGGAACAAATTCTGCCACGGTACAAACATTTTTAACTATATTGTCTCAATTTCCAGATACCTTAATCTCTAGAAAATATGGCCACCAAAAAGCCCAGCAAGTATCTCGTGAGGCTAAAAAAATATTGGACCTGGGAGGCATACTAACTCCTGATGGTGAGAATGCCCTTAGAACGTTTGATAAAGAACTATCCAGTAATAAATTAAACCCCGGAACAACTGCAGATATAACTGCGGCTACCATAATGGTTGCACTTTTAAGCGATTACCAGAATTATAAGGATTAATCCCTAAAGAATTAATTTGCAAATTATTCATGTTTTATAACAAATTTATTAAAATTGAATTCATAATTTAAAAAAATATTTAATTAATTATATTTACTAAATAACTAAGATAATAACTTAAATTAGTTATTTTATAATCCTAATTAAAATGGAGTCAATCACATGGAAGACATTGACAGAATTATCAATGAATTACACCTTTACGAAAAAAAGGTTTTAAAATCTTTAGAATCATCAAAAAAATCACTTACCCCTGAAGAGGTTGTAAATACTCAAAAATTGGATATAAAGTCTGTTATGAGTGCTGCCGGTTCTTTAGCCTCTAAAGACATTATTGATGTTAGAAAGGATATCGAAGAAACTTTGAGTCTCTCTGACGATGGTGAAAATTATGCCCAAGAGGGCTTACCTGAGAGAAAGCTTTTAAACCTTCTCCAACAGGAGGGTTCTGTGCATATGAAAGATCTGGGTGTGAAATCTGGATTAAATCCTTCTGATGTTAAAATTGGTGTGGGTTGGTTGGTTAGAAAGCAGTGGGCTAAAATTAACCAGGG is a genomic window of Methanobacteriales archaeon HGW-Methanobacteriales-1 containing:
- a CDS encoding ATP--dephospho-CoA triphosphoribosyl transferase CitG, whose translation is MDPDYIAKSAQIASVLEVSGHPKPGNVHRTQDFHDMVFEDFLISGVVIGDVMRKAALRGQKANKNLDFSHIKLGELILDAVKETNKWVDNNTNLGIIMMLTPLSAAAAMNDDFFHLRTNFTKIMAYTTPEDAVNLYKSIALADAGGMGERENLDVTSDQSQIELRENKINMFDILKISADWDLLASELTTSMPVTFETGFPTFKRIQTNYGTNSATVQTFLTILSQFPDTLISRKYGHQKAQQVSREAKKILDLGGILTPDGENALRTFDKELSSNKLNPGTTADITAATIMVALLSDYQNYKD